The proteins below come from a single Drosophila busckii strain San Diego stock center, stock number 13000-0081.31 chromosome X, ASM1175060v1, whole genome shotgun sequence genomic window:
- the LOC108605856 gene encoding myosin regulatory light chain sqh, translating into MSSRKTAGRRATTKKRAQRATSNVFAMFDQAQIAEFKEAFNMIDQNRDGFVEKEDLHDMLASLGKNPTDDYLDSMMNEAPGPINFTMFLTLFGERLQGTDPEDVIKNAFGCFDEENMGVLPEDRLRELLTTMGDRFSDEDVDEMYREAPIKNGLFDYLEFTRILKHGAKEKDEQ; encoded by the exons ATGTCGTCTCGCAAAACTGCCGGTCGTCGTGCCACCACGAAGAAACGCGCCCAACGCGCCACCTCCAATGTCTTTGCCATGTTTGATCAGGCACAAATTGCCGAGTTCAAGGAAGCCTTCAACATGATCGACCAGAATCGTGATGGTTTCGTCGAGAAGGAGGATTTGCACGATATGCTCGCGTCGCTGGGCAAAAATCCCACCGATGATTATTTGGACAGCATGATGAATGAAGCACCCGGTCCCATTAATTTTACCATGTTTCTGACACTCTTTGGCGAACGGCTGCAGGGCACAGATCCAGAGGATGTAATCAAGAATGCCTTTGGCTGCTTCGATGAGGAAAATATGGGTGTGCTGCCCGAGGATCGCTTGCGTGAGCTGCTGACCACCATGGGTGATCGTTTCTCAGATGAGGAT GTGGATGAAATGTATCGCGAGGCGCCCATTAAGAATGGCCTCTTTGACTATCTGGAATTCACACGCATACTTAAGCATGGTGCCAAGGAGAAGGATGAGCAATAG
- the LOC108605033 gene encoding UDP-xylose and UDP-N-acetylglucosamine transporter-like, whose protein sequence is MNLNAKALLAMIFVFVGCCSNVICLELIIKIDPGAGNLITFTQFLFIALEGLIFTSKFFTVKPKIALKDYVKLVLLFFGANVCNNYAFNFNIPMPLHMIFRSGSLMANMIMGIILLKKSYNLRQYSSVAMITVGIILCTLVSSGDVKDNTHHSLKADSAYSAFFWWTVGIGFLTVALLISAYMGISQEVLFKRYGKHASEALFYTHILPMPGFLVMASNIAQHWKIALSTQPLVFSLPLLEWNLNLPLMLLYLLWNMVTQYVCISSVYVLTTECASLTVTLVVTLRKFVSLLFSIIYFQNPFTLSHWLGTMLVFLGTVLFADVFRQLFECAKSRTKQLETEIDTEDTEAPTDQSRLL, encoded by the coding sequence ATGAATCTCAATGCGAAGGCGCTGCTGGCGATGATTTTTGTCTTTGTGGGCTGCTGCAGCAATGTCATCTGCCTGGAACTCATCATCAAAATAGATCCTGGAGCTGGCAATCTGATAACATTTACGCAGTTTCTATTTATAGCGCTGGAGGGTTTGATATTCACCTCCAAGTTCTTTACCGTAAAGCCAAAGATAGCGCTGAAGGATTATGTGAAGCTGGTGCTGCTCTTCTTCGGCGCCAATGTGTGCAACAACTATGCCTTCAACTTTAACATACCCATGCCACTGCATATGATCTTTCGCAGCGGCTCGCTCATGGCCAACATGATCATGGGCATTATATTGCTGAAAAAGAGCTACAATCTGCGACAATATAGCTCAGTGGCTATGATCACTGTGGGCATTATACTCTGCACTTTGGTGTCCAGCGGCGATGTCAAGGACAATACACACCACTCGCTCAAGGCGGACAGCGCTTACTCCGCCTTTTTCTGGTGGACTGTGGGCATTGGCTTCCTCACTGTGGCTCTGCTTATTAGCGCCTACATGGGCATCTCACAGGAGGTGCTATTCAAACGTTATGGCAAGCATGCCAGCGAAGCTCTGTTCTATACACACATATTGCCAATGCCTGGCTTCCTCGTCATGGCCAGCAACATTGCACAGCATTGGAAAATAGCTTTGTCCACGCAGCCTTTAGTCTtctcgctgccgctgctcgaGTGGAATCTCAACTTGCCGCTTATGCTGCTCTATTTGCTTTGGAACATGGTTACTCAATATGTCTGCATTAGCTCTGTCTATGTGCTGACCACAGAGTGTGCCAGCTTAACTGTCACTTTGGTCGTCACGCTGCGCAAGTTTGTCTCGCTGCTGTTCTCCATTATATATTTCCAAAATCCGTTCACTTTAAGCCATTGGCTGGGCACCATGCTCGTTTTCCTGGGCACTGTGCTCTTCGCCGATGTCTTTAGACAGCTCTTTGAGTGCGCTAAAAGTCGCACCAAGCAGCTGGAGACTGAGATAGATACTGAAGATACAGAAGCTCCAACAGATCAGAGTAGATTGCTCTAG
- the LOC108606662 gene encoding UDP-xylose and UDP-N-acetylglucosamine transporter produces MDINMKALLAMLLVFVGCCSNVVFLELIIKIDPGAGNLITFSQFLFIAVEGLIFTSKFFTVKPKIALKDYVKLVLLFFGANVCNNYAFNFNIPMPLHMIFRSGSLMANMIMGIILLKKRYNLRQYSSVAMITVGIILCTLVSSGDVKDNTHHSLKADSSYSVFFWWSVGIALLTVALLVTAYMGIYQEVIYKRYGKHPDEALFFTHMLPLPGFLIMASNIAQHWQIAVASEAVSYTLPVVNWSVGMPLMLFYLVCNMVTQYVCISSVYVLTTECASLTVTLVVTLRKFVSLLFSIMYFRNPFTLSHWLGTILVFMGTVLFANVINQLKDAYVARKQRQLESARKLKQR; encoded by the coding sequence aTGGATATCAACATGAAGGCGCTGCTGGCCATGCTGCTGGTATTTGTGGGCTGCTGCAGTAACGTTGTCTTCCTGGAGCTGATCATCAAAATAGATCCTGGCGCAGGCAATCTGATAACCTTCTCGCAGTTTCTATTCATTGCCGTCGAGGGATTGATATTCACCTCCAAGTTCTTTACCGTAAAGCCAAAGATAGCGCTGAAGGATTATGTGAAGCTGGTGCTGCTCTTCTTCGGCGCCAATGTGTGCAACAACTACGCCTTCAACTTTAACATACCCATGCCACTCCACATGATCTTTCGCAGCGGCTCGCTCATGGCCAACATGATCATGGGCATTATCTTGCTAAAGAAGCGCTACAATCTGCGACAATATAGCTCAGTGGCCATGATCACTGTGGGTATTATACTCTGCACTTTGGTGTCCAGCGGCGATGTCAAGGACAATACACACCACTCGCTCAAGGCGGACAGCTCGTACTCCGTGTTCTTCTGGTGGTCCGTTGGCATTGCTTTGCTGACTGTGGCGCTGCTGGTTACAGCTTATATGGGCATCTACCAGGAGGTGATCTACAAGCGCTATGGCAAGCATCCCGATGAGGCTTTGTTCTTTACGCACATGTTGCCGCTACCCGGATTTCTCATCATGGCCAGCAACATTGCTCAGCATTGGCAAATAGCTGTAGCCTCGGAAGCCGTTAGCTACACCTTGCCCGTGGTCAATTGGAGTGTCGGCATGCCGCTCATGCTGTTCTATCTGGTCTGCAATATGGTCACCCAATATGTCTGCATTAGCTCCGTCTATGTGCTGACCACGGAGTGTGCCAGCTTGACTGTCACTTTGGTCGTCACGCTGCGTAAGTTTGTCTCGCTGCTGTTCTCCATTATGTACTTCCGGAATCCATTCACACTAAGCCATTGGCTGGGCACTATTCTGGTCTTCATGGGTACTGTGCTCTTTGCCAATGTCATCAATCAGTTGAAGGATGCCTATGTGGCTCGCAAGCAGCGCCAACTGGAGTCGGCCCGCAAGCTGAAGCAGCGTTAA